A genomic stretch from Arachis stenosperma cultivar V10309 chromosome 3, arast.V10309.gnm1.PFL2, whole genome shotgun sequence includes:
- the LOC130968192 gene encoding uncharacterized protein LOC130968192 yields MTSIVKEILASPIQMADTVSKMAEEAQNFRSDCLDIKAKTDKLAALLRQAARNSNDLYERPTRRIIEDTEQVLDKALILVDKCRANTFIKRLFTIIPTTALKKISMQLENSIGDVQWLLRVSASADERDDEYLGLPPIASNEPILCLIWEQIANLLSNGSVEERSDAAASLVSLARDNDRYGKLILEEGGVPPLLKLLKEGKLEGQQNAARAIGLLGKDPESVEHIVNAGVSSVFAKILKDGHMKVQIEVAWAISELAANHPKCQDHFSQNNCIRLLVSHLAFETIQEHSKYAVVNKHKMMNSNQDHFPSHPMGANQASTQMQNLVNVVKGNQPTVPAIMTDHSSNTNPKVVSDGGGNMNMNMNTITGTSSIGGKEYEDPKTKAEMKAMAARALWQLCKGNLSICNNITESRALLCFAVLLEKGTDELRRYSALALMEITAVAEEHPDLRRSAFKPTSPAAKAVVEQFLNVIKKGDDSDLLIPCVRAVGNLARTFRATETRFIEPLVKLLDEREPEVSGEAVIALNKFACTDNFLHNTHCSAIIEAGGAKHLVQLVYFAEQSVQIPSVILLCYVALHVPKSEALAQEDVPIVLEWCTKQAHLMADPDIEALLPEAKSRLELYQSRATRAFYSN; encoded by the coding sequence ATGACGAGCATAGTGAAGGAGATCCTGGCCAGCCCGATTCAGATGGCTGACACGGTCTCCAAGATGGCGGAAGAGGCGCAAAATTTCCGCAGCGATTGCCTCGACATCAAGGCCAAAACCGATAAGCTGGCCGCCCTCCTCCGCCAAGCCGCCAGGAACAGCAACGACCTGTACGAGAGGCCGACGCGCCGGATCATCGAGGACACCGAGCAGGTCCTTGACAAGGCCCTCATCCTCGTCGATAAATGCCGCGCCAACACCTTCATCAAACGCCTCTTCACCATCATCCCCACCACCGCACTCAAAAAAATATCCATGCAGCTGGAAAACTCCATCGGCGACGTCCAGTGGCTCCTCCGCGTCTCCGCCTCCGCAGACGAGCGCGACGACGAGTACCTCGGACTCCCTCCAATTGCCTCCAACGAGCCCATCCTCTGCCTCATCTGGGAACAAATCGCAAACCTCCTCTCAAACGGCTCCGTGGAGGAACGCTCCGACGCCGCAGCCTCCCTTGTTTCCCTGGCTCGCGACAACGACCGTTACGGTAAACTCATCCTGGAAGAAGGCGGCGTTCCCCCTCTTCTCAAACTCTTAAAGGAAGGCAAGTTAGAAGGGCAACAGAACGCAGCAAGAGCCATCGGTTTACTCGGGAAGGATCCAGAGAGCGTGGAGCACATCGTTAACGCCGGTGTTTCTTCCGTGTTCGCCAAAATCCTGAAAGACGGTCACATGAAGGTTCAAATTGAGGTGGCTTGGGCAATTTCTGAATTAGCAGCGAATCACCCAAAGTGCCAAGATCATTTCTCACAGAACAATTGCATAAGGTTGCTGGTTAGCCATCTGGCTTTCGAAACCATTCAAGAGCACAGTAAATACGCCGTTGTCAACAAGCACAAGATGATGAATTCAAATCAGGATCACTTCCCCTCTCATCCCATGGGAGCCAACCAAGCAAGTACACAGATGCAGAATTTGGTTAATGTCGTTAAGGGTAACCAACCCACAGTTCCAGCAATAATGACGGATCATAGCAGTAACACTAACCCAAAGGTGGTTAGTGATGGCGGTGGAAATATGAATATGAATATGAATACTATAACAGGGACGAGTAGTATCGGCGGGAAGGAGTATGAGGACCCGAAGACTAAGGCAGAGATGAAGGCAATGGCAGCTAGAGCCTTATGGCAGCTGTGTAAAGGAAACCTCTCCATTTGCAACAACATAACAGAATCACGTGCTCTTCTCTGTTTTGCGGTTCTCTTAGAGAAAGGCACGGATGAGCTTCGTAGATACTCAGCTCTGGCCTTGATGGAGATAACTGCCGTGGCAGAGGAACACCCCGATCTGAGACGCTCCGCCTTCAAACCGACTTCCCCGGCGGCCAAAGCCGTGGTGGAGCAGTTCCTCAACGTCATCAAGAAAGGAGACGATAGCGATCTGCTCATACCGTGCGTCAGAGCCGTTGGAAATCTGGCAAGGACGTTCAGAGCCACGGAGACAAGGTTCATAGAGCCGTTGGTGAAGCTTCTAGATGAAAGAGAACCGGAAGTTTCAGGGGAAGCTGTGATTGCGCTTAACAAATTCGCTTGTACGGATAACTTCCTGCACAACACGCATTGCAGCGCCATAATCGAAGCTGGTGGCGCAAAGCACTTGGTCCAGCTGGTTTATTTCGCCGAGCAGTCGGTGCAGATTCCTTcggtgattcttttgtgttatGTGGCGTTGCATGTGCCCAAGAGTGAGGCTCTTGCCCAAGAAGACGTTCCTATTGTTCTTGAATGGTGCACCAAGCAGGCGCATTTGATGGCTGACCCTGACATCGAAGCCCTCTTGCCAGAAGCAAAGAGCCGCTTGGAACTCTATCAATCAAGAGCAACAAGGGCATTCTATTCTaattaa
- the LOC130970645 gene encoding chaperone protein dnaJ 11, chloroplastic-like, whose amino-acid sequence MASLYEVLGISMGASGHEIKAAYRKLARTCHPDVVAMNQKESSANMFMKIHSAYSTLSDPDKRAKYDRETYGHKVMIRSSSNMATSAFMSATYQSFSQQGRKWETDQCW is encoded by the coding sequence ATGGCTTCACTATATGAGGTGCTTGGGATTTCAATGGGAGCAAGCGGGCATGAGATAAAAGCTGCATACAGAAAGCTAGCAAGAACATGCCACCCTGATGTGGTGGCCATGAATCAGAAGGAAAGCTCGGCCAACATGTTCATGAAGATCCATTCAGCTTATTCAACACTTTCAGACCCAGATAAGAGAGCTAAGTATGATAGAGAAACTTATGGACACAAGGTCATGATAAGATCTTCATCAAACATGGCTACTTCAGCTTTTATGTCAGCAACATACCAATCATTTTCTCAACAAGGGAGGAAGTGGGAAACAGATCAATGTTGGTAG